The segment CTGTGGTCCCTATTATGCATAGAATGTTAACAAGTGATGACCAAGGTATGTATTCTAATACCTCAATTTGGCTTATTTTTGACAttgtttgtattcttttttgaaTCTTTTTATTTCCTGATAAGGTTTTGCTGCCAAAGAGGATTGGTGGGCCTTGTATATGTTGTTATCAATAACTCTCAAGGGTATTTAGTTTGATTGTGTATTATGTTTTCTGTATATATTGGATTCTTTATCTTCTTGAGTGTTTGCGGTTGACAATTGTTTAAAGGATTGGAATTTCTGCTATTTTGTATGGGTACGTAAAGGGTTTCTGTATCCTGTCCTTGTGCCTTCACATGTAAATATACACAAGCACTTCTGCGTAAAGGGTAATTCTACTTTGTTACTACTGTTCATTTTTCTGTTGAATTTTCTTGTGGCTTGCcaagtaaaaaatttaatttttttcttatgccCCGTCTTTGAGTTTTGATAATACTTGGCCcattgaaaattacaaaaataatgagaaACTTTAAGGTAATGGCcccttcaattttttcttctttttgtttttgttttttgtttttttgtttgtttttgttttgtttttttttttaaagtaaaacacTCATTTTGTATTAGTTTCTCACTTGttcttttattattcaatttctaCCACATACTTCACAATGCTACTGAAGGAAACAAAGTTGGCACTGTGACGAGTATTTCTTGCACATTTGTATCATAAAGTATTGTACTACGGTGTGCATGTAACTTGCTAAAAGCTTACTCTGTGGGAATACAATTGATTATTGCAGGACCTTGTGTATGCTTCCGAAGGCAGCTCAGGTTCATGTGCACCGTAGTGGTATGATTTCTGCCTATGATCTGTACGAACTATTTATGTACGGAATGGTATGTCTATTCACTTTGCACTAAAAAGAATAGAACACTAGGTTAGTTGTCTATTTATGTACGGAACATGGACAACCGACATCTACTGGGAAAGCTCAAATCTTGAAGCACGTAAGCTTTGTTCATGACAATAAGTATGCCACGTCCAATATTTATATACCATCCGAATCCTTTTGTTCTTATCATCACTCAGATGTGCTCTATGGTGCTAATCATAGATACGGTTAAAATCACGGGACAAGTAAAAAATGTCCATATCTTTCCTATGCAGAGCGGGGTATGTATAAACACGAAAAACATTAGGGGGTGtttgatttgtgtttttaaacaaccattttcagtttttaaataatatttcacGCATTTCAAcgcactttttcacccacacgtatttccacaaatattttcaaacaacaattttcagtttttaaacccatgtaccaaacgggccctagaTATTCAAAATATCACTTTTGTAAATATTGACTCAAGTGTCGAAGTAATTTTAGCCAACACCATACTAGTGTCACTTCAAACTTATTTGTGGTCTTTTTTTTGCCAGCCTTTAAAACCCTTAGTAGAACATGTGACTGCTAACTTAACCCCTTGACAATTGTTGAATAtgttatgaaaattattttgacTCCACACTAAAATTATGAAAAGTTATTGTCTTAAAATTATTTGggtttatatgtatatatataaaatcaaaaagtGTAGCTTCTATTCTCACGCTTGTGATGAAAAGGGGATGCACTATCTTGTCCCGCAGTCATAAACTTCCACTCCCACTATTATCATTAGACAACCAGGTGCTGCTGTGCTGCTGAGTGGTAAGTGcgactaaaaattgaaattggggCATAGGAATAGGAATAGGATTTGTCATTAGGCAAAGACAGACATTGAGATTTATTTAGGTAATGTACACTGTACAGATgagttgtgttgtgttgtgtttttgtgtgttaGCCGTCTTGGTCGTTGTAATAAGACTTAAGTATAAACGATAAAACTACCCACTCCCATCATTTTGTATTCCTCTTCTCACCTTCCACCCTGGCATCCTCGTCCGTACCCTGTCCCCTTCCACGTCCCGATTCCCCACCTCACCGGTTACCTCCTAAACCAGTCACTACCCCCCCTCACACGTGTTATCCACTCTAGCCCCCGATCCTCTCACACGTGCGTACTACACCCCCCATAAGACGCTtccccttctttctttctttcagtgGTGGAATTGGTGCAACAAATAAcagttagagagagaaagagaacccaaagatattaaaaaaaaatagggtaaATTTCAGAAAACACCTCTGAGATTTGGATTAATTACAGTTAGgtctaatatatttttaaaatgaccaatttggtccttaaaagacaaaaataccctcacaCCGTTACCCCTCTTAACCCTCCGttacacttttcttttcttgtctttCTTCCTCACAGACCTGCTCTCCCACTCTTCCTCTTGGTGGTTCCTTTGATCCTCCCAGCCAAAACCCCACTCTCCCTCTCTAACCTCAGATCTGCTACTACCACCACCAGCCATAAAACTTAGCCAAACCATAGCATCAAGACCCAAATCCAAAAAGCCTTTAGCATCCTCCACTGCAAATCCAAAAAACCATAGCATCCTCCACTGCAAATCCACCCCATACCGGAAACCACCACCCACCACTGAAAACCACCGCCGGCCagaaaacccaaagaaaaaaaaaaccccaaaacccaaaacaagcCACACAAACATCGGATCCCACCACCACCGCCGGCCACAagacccaaagaaaaaaaaaaaaaacccacaaaccaaccACATCAGAGCCcaccaaaaaaatcatcaacaaaccaaaaccaaccacTAGAAAACGCACCACCACCGCAAAAACCACCTAAACCACAACTCACAGCCACCAAACCCACGCACCACTATGAAGAAAAGAGGCATGGACGAGAGAAACAGAGGCTTGAGAGGGAGGAGAGTGGATCggcttggagagagagagagtcaaatcttatatatttttttgtgcacCGATGAGGATCCGTAAAAGACAGGTACCTTTccctctctcatctctctctccgGTTCCTCTCTCAGATCCCCTGTGGTGCAACTCCAGCTCCACAATACCACACAACCAAAAGCCTCACACCCACTTGAAAATCTCTCCCCACAAAGTGATAGATATGCCCACTTTGGTCCTCAGCAGTCTGATCAGCCCAATCAACGTCTCCCACCGATCCGTGGAGGAAGCAACGGCTTGGATCTCTCTGATGATGTTGCTAGTGGGCCACACAACGAggtgaagaagaaagattgTTTGGTTAGTGGAAAATGAAACAACCTTTTatcatcaatttctttttttttttttttctcttactgttgtttgtttttatttatatttgtgtgTTTATGACAGTGCACTTTGGTTCAATGTGCCCTAAAGATTTCATGTGTATGAATTTTCCCTTATGTTAAATTTTAAGGAACAAGCATATATGTGTGAGTGAGTGGATCATGGGTGTGTTTTTTGATTTTGCAGGAGTTGTTTTTGCAAGGAAAAGATGAGAGAGGCGGAGTGGAAGAGAAGAGTAATGATACCAGGTTAGAAAAAAAagtcccctcaaaaaaaaaaaaaaaaaaaaaaacaaaaacaaaagctaatCCATGTTCTTATTCATCTTTCATGAGATCTTGTAgtgaaaaaagtgaaaagaagGAGACCCATAATTTGATTTTACccatgtagaaaaaaaaattttaaaaagaaaaaaaaaagaagggaaaagaaaaaaactgtaAGTGGAAATACTGTTTAAGGTGTTTTTATATCAGCTTTGCTAGCCACCATACCTtcccatctaatctaatctaGCTAGTCTTTTTTATCTCTTATTTATCTTTGGCTCTTAACTAATATTCCCCATGCGGTGCACGTTAGCATGGGTTGCTTGCTGGTCCCAGCTACTATATATCTTGCCCTCTATTGcacctttattaatttttggggttttatttGGTTCTTTCTCTTGGGCTGTACAAAATTTCATGTTTGTGGTTGTGTGTATCTTCTGGGTCTGTTGTGCTTTCAGGATGGGAGGCATTTTGGGTGCAGAAACTGTTACTGGGGTTCTTTCAGAATCAAGTGCTTCCCGTCAAGGTAATAGTTTATGTAATTATACTAGATAAATTAGTGATCATAGAATCTCTTATATATATGCCATTAGATAGTATTCAAATGTGGTGTTGAGAATGTTAGTAATGGTGGTAGCAATATTGCGAAGAAGAGAGCAAGAGGTGTTGTTCAGTTGttgtgctttaaaaaaaaaaaaaatgttcttatgcattttttttgagataaatcTTATGCATCTATTTTGGTGATAACATATTACTAAAAACTTTTAAATCTATATTTCTGAATTTTAGTATAACATGATTTGATGAAAGAATAGTGCTATATTTCAATCAATTTTCatcaaatatttttatataattatatttaaattatgttGGCCTCACTTACCATCTAATTTTCTATAAGAGTCTGTTTGGTTTAAGTGATTTGAGCgcttaaaaatgtatttttaaaatctaaaatgatGCTTGCAACAActccttgtaaattttttacaaatgtttATTTTAAACCCAAAATGTATCAAGGTGACCTGAAAAACAAGAGAGTCAACTTTCATAGACAACATTGCACACCAAATTGCCTCCAAAGAGGAGAAGTGTTCTGCCTGGAAGCCAAATCTAATTTGGCATCCAGTTTCTAGTTCCATTATGTCATTAGCATTTTGAGAGTACTTACATTAATTGGGAAGCAAAATTTGCTATgattttttcatcaaaatttttgtaCATGGTATACCAAAGGAGAAACATTAGTCTTTTAGCATGCATATAGACTTACTTGAGGAAAAGTAGAATTACCATGCAGTGAAAAAAATCTTGCTTTTTTGGCAATCCTCATCAGTGATGAAATACAAATCATAGACAGCATAGTGACACCCATTTGCAGGCAGAGACTCAGCTAAGTCCTCAGGTTTCATCTAGGCTTCCAAGTTCCTCTTCGCTTTTAGCTCCAAGAATTTCAGTTTACATTCATCACACAGCCATTCCAGATGGTGCATTTGCCTAACccaaaggttttatttttggaaagaaagaaaggtatTATCAATCACAGAAGGCTTAACAGATGTCATCATGCATATACAATAAAGATGATAGGATTTATTTGTTTGGAGAGGAAAACAATATCAATAAATGCATATCAGCATTTCTTTTATATGCTATAATTATCAGAAAAAGCATATTATCATTACTGGATTGCATCATAACTTAGTGCACTTGTGAGATTACTGAAAGGCACTTTGAAATTACCCTCTATTTTTGATTGTGGCACCAAGTATAAGAGAATAAGAGATGATGGAAATAGCTAAatgttgtttattttgttaaaatcttCGCATCATGGaacaaaaatgattttattctCTTATGCTGCTTGTGTAGGATCAAATGAATATAGTTGCATGTCAAgaatattttcataaatgaaATAACAGGAAGTAGCATGCAATGTTCATTTTGGGAAATTGAAAGTAACAACATACCAAAACTAATCCTAACTAAACTCAAATACTAATCCCCATCTAATCTCAAATCGAATCCCTATCCAAATACTATTTGTCACATATGATGTTTTACAAATAGTCATTCTAGGCTGATGTCTCTCCCTCCCCCACCCCTCCCACCCTCCCCCACCCTCACCCTcacccccaacccccccccccccccccccccaactccCTCTCTTTTCCCTTGTATACCACCGGCTGTCCCACATACCAACTCCCTCCCTCCTTATCCTTTTACTTTTCCACCTCTACTCCCACCTTTTGGCCTGCCCTCTTACACCTTTTGTCATCCCTCTTTCCCTTCTAGTTTATGCCCTCCATCATACCCCCTATTACCATCCTCTTTGCCTTTTAAACGTTCTGAGCCATCACCTCCACTGTTACCTGTTATCCCCATCTCTAAAACTGATACCAAACCAGCTTCAAACCTTCATACCACTCCATCTTTATCGGTTCAGGGGGGGAGTAAGATTCCTTTCCGTATTGATGcaaagtttttctctttttctttcaatgGTGGGCGACATGACTCGTATGCTATTCATGAGAGCAGCTGGCATGTCAAGCACACTATTTGGGTAGGTCGTTAAGGATTGGAGTGGATCCTTTCTTGTTTTGCTGATATTCGTGATTGAGTTCCGGGAAAAGTTCCCATTTGCAAACGCTTCCGggaaaataataagttgttGGAATTCTGTGGGAGGTCGAATAGGTTGGTGTTTTTGTGGTCATAGCTGAATACTATGGTAGGGCTCATCGTGGGTGTGTTATGATACCAGCAAGCTCCAATCGTGCAGGTTGGTCTTTGTTTCAGagaaaaatgaggaattttttcACCGGTGCTAAACTGCCTTCTATGGCTGAAGCATCCTCCAAAAATGGTGGTGATGGAGGTAGTCAGTCTGCTGGTGGTGACCGGAGTGGGAACCTTTTGTCTGCTTATAGTCATCAGCAAAAGTTTAggaattttgaaaaagttggaGCAATTCTGGGGCAGAGCGTGATTCCTGAAGTCCCTACTGTAAATGGTTTGGTCTTAAATGGTAATGTTTCAGTCATCAATGGCAGACCCACTCGGGCTTTCACTTTTAAACGGACTCCTGCTACTTTGGCTCTGAAAGTGTGTAAGCCTGAGGGAGGGAAACGTTTTGTATCTTGTATGGATATAAATGAGTTCAGTTGGCCCAGAGTGTTTAGTGGCGAGTCTGAACTTATAATCCAATCTGATGGGCTTGCCAAAGCCCAACCCGTGGAATCTTTTAAGGGCACTTTGGTCAAACCTGGATTTTTTAAAGAGCCACTCGATGATCAGGCAACGTGGGTACAAGGGGAGAGCTCGAACGGTCGTGTGAGTTTAGTTGCCGGGCCGTCGGTGTCAGCAGCGTCGCCGGCGAGGGCAACGGTGGGTTCTAGGTCGCCGGTTATGTCAGTAGTGTCGTCGATGAGGGTGACAGTGGGTTCTGGGTCGCCGGCGGTGTCAGCAGCTTCATCGGCAAGGGTGACGGTGGTTTTTGGGTCGCCGGCGTTGTCAGCAGCGTTGCCGGCAAGCGCGAAGGTGGTTTCTGGGTTGCCGGTGACTACGGTGGCACCGGCGAGCGCGATGTAGGGGTCCATTTCTAGGTTTTCTGAAGTGGAGGGGACTAATCTGAGGTCGAGGGAAGAGACCAAGACTCCGGCGAAGCTTATGGGACCTGGGTATGTCGTTTCTTCTCAACTTCAAGCAAGACCTTATTGATCCTTCAAATCGGCTCTCCTCTTGGACTGTTGATGGGGATTGTTGTCACTGGCTTGGTGTTGTCTGCCACAACCTCACTGCTCACGTACATCAACTCCATCTCAGAAGCTTCCCTCCTGTTTGGGATGATTCAATGAGTCAGGAACAAAATGATGCTGAATATGAAGCTTATTGGCGGTCAAGGTTTGGTGGTAAGCTAAATCCTTCTCTCCTTGATTTGAAGCATTTGAATTACTTTGACCTCAGCTTCAATAATTTCTTTGCTTCTCCTATTCTCGAATGTCTCAGTTCAATGAAGAGTTTAACATCTCTTAATCTCTTTAATGCGGGATTTGTGGGACTCATACCTCATCAACTTggaaatctctccaatttgctCTATCTTAATCTTGAAGGCTATGGATCTAATGATTTATATGTGAATAACCTTCAATGGCTTTTTGGTCTTTCTTTGCTACAACATCTCGTTATGAGTTATGTTAATCTTAGCAAAGCCTCTGATTGGCTACAACTCACAAACACACTCCCTTCCTTGTCAGAGCTACGATTGATAGCTTGCCAACTTCGTCTCATTCCACCGACACTTACTATTAACTTTTCATCACTCCTCACCCTCGATCTTTCAGGAAACCAATTTGAAAACACTTTGATCCTATCATGGATATTTGGTCTTCGTAATCTTGTTTCTCTTGATCTATATGACAATTACTTTCAAGGTCCAATTCCTATTGATCTCCAAAACATGACTTCTCTTAGTCACCTCGATCTATCTTTGAACAATTTCAACTCTTCAATTCCCAATTGGTTGTATAGTTTTAGTCGGCTTGAGTTTCTTAACCTTCGCTTCAGTAATTTGTAGGGTACAATCTCCAGTGCCATTGGAAACCTAACATCTGCCATTAGTATTGACTTGTCAAGAAATGAACTTGGAGGAAAGTTGTCAAGATCGTTGGGTAATCTCTGTAACTTAAGGGAAATCAGATTGTCATACAACAAATGGAGTCAAGAGATATCTGAAATCTTAGAAAGTTTATCAGGGTGTCTTTAAGATAGACTAGAGATCTTAGACTTAAGTAATTCTCAACTTCATGGTCATTTGACAAATGAACTTGGGGTATTTAAAAATCTAGTCAAACTTTCTTTTCAGTATAATTCAATTTCGGGTCCAATTCCAGTGTCTTTAGCAAATCTTCCATCTTTGACATACCtggatttttcaaacaatcatatcaatGGAACTCTCCCTCAGAATTTTGGACAATTGAAAAATCTAGTCGAACTAGTTCTTTGGAATAATTCAATCTCAGGTCCACTTTCGGTTTCTTTTGGAAATCTCTCATCTCTGACATACCTAGATCTTGGGAATAATCAATTGGAAGGAAACCTCCCTCAAAATTTTGGACAGCTTTCCAAAATTGagactttatatatttattctaaTATGTTGAAAGGTGTCGTGTCTGAAGTTCATTTTTCCGATTTAACCAGTTTGAAGACACTTTCTACATCTGGAAACCAACTGACTTTAAAAGCAAGTCAAAATTGGATTCCTCCTTTTCAGCTTGAGTCTTTATCCTTGCGATCATGGAATTTAGGGCCAAAATTTCCCCCATGGCTTTGTTCACAAAGGCATTTGCAGTCGTTAGACATTTCTGATACAAGGATTTCAGATGTGGTTCCTCCTTCATTTTGGAACTTGTCTTCTCAGTTCCAAATTTTAAATCTCTTCCACAATCTAATCCATGGAGAAATTCCCATGATTTTGTCTGCTTCAGTGATTGATTTAAGTTCAAACAATTTCAAAGGTCCGCTACCTTATATATCCTTTGATGTGTATGTGCTAGATCTTTCTAACAATTCATTCTCTAGATCCATTtctcactttttgtgttttagaATGAATGAGCAAAAATACCTAGGATATCTCAATCTTGACAAAAATCATTTATCAGGAATAATACCTGATTGTTTGATGAAATGGAACTACTTGGGGGTCTTGAGTTTGGGGAACAACAATTTTAGTGGCAGTATTCCACCATCCATGGGGGAAATTTTGGCCCTAAATTCCATGATTGCAAGGACAAAAACTCAAGCTGAAAAGGAGGAATCCAATTTTGACTTGCTTTTAGAGTCAGTTGGTTTCCAGATGCATAAAGTATCCTCAAACTGGTTAAATTGGAAAAATGAACTTCAGACACCACACATTTCaacaaattagaaccaatataTAAAGTCTCAAGTTTGGAAAGCTGTCCAAAATTTTGAGGGAGAGTTCCATTGAATTGATTATTCCTAAGATCCAAGTATGTCAAAGATtgaagattttcaaaaaaaaccgAAAGTGGACCTGAGATTGAATTATTCCAAAGAACCAGTTCGATTAGATTTTTCAATTGTCCAAAATTCTGAGGGAGAGTTCCattgatatgattgtttgaaaaatccaaGTATGTCAAAGATGGAAGATTTGCTAAAGACACTAGAATTGGACCCGAAATTGAATTATACTAAAAAGAAAGTTTGACTAGATTTTTAAATACCCCAAGTTCATCCGTCAATCTCAGGTCCACTTCCGGTTTCTTTTGAAAATCTTCAATCTTTGACATACTTGGATCTTAGGAATAATCAATTCAATGGAACTCTCCCTCAAAATTTTGGACAGCTTTCCAAACTTGAGACTTTATGTATTGGTTCTAATATGTTGAAAGGTGTGGTGTCTGAAGTTCATTTTTCCAATTTAACCAGTTTGAGGATACTTTATGCATCTGGAAACCAACTGACTCTAAAAGCAAGTCAAAATTGGATTCCTCCTTTTCAGCTTGAGTTTTTATCCTTGCAATCATGGAATTTAGGGCCAAAATTTCCCCCATGGATGGTGGCATACTGTCACTGAAATTGTTGTTCCCCAAACTCAAGACCCCCAAGTAGTTCCATTTCATCAAACAATCAGGTATTATTCCTGATAAGTGATTTTTGTCAAGATTGAGATATCCTAGGTATTTTTGCTCATTCATtctaaaacacaaaaagtgagaAATGGATCTAGAGAATGAATTGTTAGAAAGATCTAGCACATACACATCAGAGGATATATAAGGTAGCAGACCTTTGAAATTGTTTGAACTTAAATCAATCACTAAAGCAGACAAAATCATGGGAATTTCTCCATGGATTAGATTTATGGGAGAGATTTAAAATTTGGAACTGAGAAGACAAGTTCCAAAATGAAGGAGGAAGCACATCTGAAATCCTTGTATTAGAAATGTCTAACGACTGCAGATGCCTTTGTGAACAAAGCCATGGGGGAAATTTTGGCCCTAAATTCCATGATCGCAAGGATAAAGACTCAAGCTGAAAAGGAGGAATCCAATTTTGACTTGCTTTTAAAGTCAGTTGGTTTCCATATACAGAAAGTATCCTCAAACTGGTTAAATTGGAAAAATGAACTTCAGACACCACACCTTTCAACATATTAGAACCAATATATAAAGTCTCAAGTTTGGAAAGCTGTCCAAAATTTTGAGGGAGAGTTCCATTGAATTGATTATTCCTAAGATCCAAGTATGTCAAAGATTGAAGATTTTGAAAAGAAACCGGAAGTGGACCTGAGATTGAATTATTCCAAAGAACCAGTTCGACTAGATTTTTCAATTGTCCAAAATTCTGAGGGAGAGTTCCattgatatgattgtttgaaaaatccaGGTATGTCAAAGATGGAAGATTTGCTAAAGACACTGGAATTGGACTTGAAATTGAATTATACTGAAAAGAAAGTTTGACTAGATTTTTAAATACCCCAAGTTCATCCGTCAAATGACCATGAAGTTGAGAATTACTTAAGTCTAAGATCTCTAGTCTATTTGAAAGAAACCTTGATAAACTTTCTAAGATTTCAGATATCTCTTGACTCCATTTGTTGTATGACAATCTGATTTCCCTTAAGTTACAGAGATTACCCAACGATCTTGGCAACTTTCCTCCAAGTTCATTTCTTGACAAGTCAATGCTAATGACAGATGTTAGGTTTCCAATGGCACTGGAGATTGTACCCTACAAATTACTGAAGCGAAGGTTGAGAAACTCAAGCCAACTAAAACTATACAACCAATTGGGAATTGAAGAGTTGAAATTGTTCAAAGATAGATCGAGGTGACTAAGAGAAGTCATGTTTTGGAGATCAACAGGGATTGGACCTTGAAAGTAATTGTCAGATAGATCAAGAGAAACAAGATTAGGAAGACCAAATGTCCATGATAGGATCAAAGTGTTTTCAAATTGGTTCCCTGAAAGATTGAGGGTGAGGAGAGATGAAAAGTTAACAGTGAGTGTCGGTGGAATGAGATGAAGTTGGCAAGCTATCAATCGTAGCACTGACAAGGAAGGGAGTGTGTTTGTGAGTTGTAGCCAATTAGAGGCTTTGCTAAGATTAACATAACTCATATCGAGATGTTGTAGCAAAGGAAGACCAGAAAGCCATTGAAGGTTATTCACATATAAATCATTAGATCCATACCCTTCAAGATTAAGATAGagcaaattggagagatttccAAGTTGATGAGGTATGAGTCCCACAAATCCCGCATTAGAGAGATTAAGAGATGTTAAACTCTTCATTGAACCGAGACATTCGGGATTAGGAGAAGCAAAGAAATTATTGAAGCTGAGGTAAGTAATTCAAATGCTTCAAATCAAGCAGAGAAGAATTTAGCTTACCACAAAACCTTGACCGCCAATAAGCTTCATATTCAGCATCATTTTGTTCCTGACTCATTGAATCATCCCAAACAAGAGGGAAGCTTCTGAGATGGAGTTGATGTACGTGAGCAGTGAGGTTGTGGCAAACAACACCAAGCCAGTGACAGCAATCCCCATCAACAGTCCAAGAGGAGAGTCGGTTTGAAGGATCAATAAGGTCTTGCTTGAAGTTGAGAAGAAACGACATACCCAGGTCCCATTAACTTCGTCGGAGTCTAGGTCTCTTCCGTTGACCTCAAATTAGTCCCCTTCACTTCGGAAAACCCAGAAATGGACCCCCACATCGCGCTCGCCGGCGCCACCGTAGTCACCGGCAACCCAGAAACCACCTTCGCGCTCGCCGGCAACGCTGCTGACGACGCCGGCGACCTAGAACCCATCGTCGCCCTCACCGGCGATGCTGTTGACATAGCTGGCGACCCAGAACCCATCGTCGCCCTCATTGGCGACGCTGCTAACACCACCGGCGACCTAGAAATCGCCGGCGACGCTGCTGACACCGACAGCCCGACAACTAAACTCACACGACCGTTCGAGCTCTCCCCTTGTACCCACGTTGCCTGATCATCGAGTGGCTCTTTTAAAAATCCAGGTTTGACCAAAGTGCCCTTAAAAGATTCCACGGGCTGGGCTTTGGCAAGCCCATTAGATTGGATTATAAGTTCAGGCTCGCCACTAAACACTCTGGGCCAACTGAACTCATTTATATCCATACAAGATACAAAACGTTTCCCTCCCTCAAGCTTACACACTTTCAAAGCCAAAGTAACAGGAGTCAATTTAAAAGTGAAAGCCCGAGTGGGTCTGCCATTGATGACTGAAATATTACCATTTAAGACCAAACCATTTACAGTAGGGACTTCAGGAATCACGCTCTGCCCCAGAATTGCtccaactttttcaaaattccTAAACTTTTGCTGATGACTATAAGCAGACAAATGGTTCCCACTCCGGTCACCACCAGCAGACTGACCACCTCCATCACCAGCATTTTTGGAGGATGCTTCAGCCATAGAAACGGGTTTAGCACCGGTGAAAAAATTCCATATTTCTCTCTGAAACAAAGACCAACCTGCACGATTGGAGCTTGCTGGTATCATAACACACCCATGATGACCACAAAAACACCAGCCTTATTCGACCTCCCACAGAATTCCaacaacttatt is part of the Quercus robur chromosome 9, dhQueRobu3.1, whole genome shotgun sequence genome and harbors:
- the LOC126699162 gene encoding uncharacterized protein LOC126699162, yielding MRIRKRQVPFPLSSLSPVPLSDPLWCNSSSTIPHNQKPHTHLKISPHKVIDMPTLVLSSLISPINVSHRSVEEATAWISLMMLLVGHTTRSCFCKEKMREAEWKRRVMIPGWEAFWVQKLLLGFFQNQVLPVKAETQLSPQVSSRLPSSSSLLAPRISVYIHHTAIPDGAFA